Proteins from a genomic interval of Kitasatospora kifunensis:
- a CDS encoding LuxR C-terminal-related transcriptional regulator, translating into MGEPVRVCIVALDPVLEAGTRSTLESNADVAVALPNETAGVAVVIVDRISHQVLDVVRATRNAPHRPEVVLVATDLAPVEAMHAIAAGARGLLRRSEASADRLARTVLAAAGGDCTVPPDLLDGLLEQGAGAQSTVTAPAPWGGSGLSERERAVLRLVAQGHETGEIARELCYSPRTVTTVVHDVTQRFQLRNRAHAVAYTLRAGLL; encoded by the coding sequence ATGGGTGAGCCCGTGCGCGTGTGCATCGTTGCGCTGGATCCGGTGCTGGAAGCCGGCACCAGGAGCACGCTGGAGAGCAACGCCGATGTTGCCGTCGCGCTGCCGAACGAGACGGCCGGTGTCGCCGTCGTCATCGTGGACCGGATTTCCCATCAGGTACTCGACGTTGTCCGAGCGACCCGGAACGCGCCGCACCGGCCCGAGGTCGTCCTGGTGGCGACCGACCTGGCGCCCGTCGAGGCGATGCACGCGATCGCGGCGGGCGCCCGCGGCCTGTTGCGTCGCAGTGAGGCGAGTGCGGACCGCCTGGCCAGGACCGTGCTCGCCGCGGCCGGCGGCGACTGCACGGTGCCGCCGGACCTGCTCGACGGGCTTCTCGAGCAGGGCGCGGGTGCCCAGTCCACGGTCACCGCACCGGCTCCCTGGGGTGGTTCCGGTCTCAGCGAGCGGGAGCGCGCGGTGCTGCGTCTGGTCGCCCAGGGGCACGAAACCGGCGAGATCGCCCGGGAGTTGTGCTACTCGCCCCGGACGGTGACCACCGTGGTGCACGATGTCACCCAGCGGTTCCAATTGCGCAACCGGGCCCACGCGGTGGCCTACACGTTGCGGGCGGGGCTGCTGTGA
- a CDS encoding helix-turn-helix transcriptional regulator translates to MAVTDAVPRSSTAGAEQLRVQVDANDAAVREAVVGKLRHGGIVTVCDRERGPGTVVVAAGGTVDEAIDACRSTLRGGEYRLLVVADVLSRGGVLRGVRVGARAMLQSTQATPERLVAAVHSAHHGEGRLPYGVLVTLLGGAAEARAAAPQPAPGAVPLTVRQTEVLSLMAEGHGNAAIARALSCSEHTVKNVIYELMARLQVRNRAHAVAHAVRSGLI, encoded by the coding sequence GTGGCAGTCACAGACGCGGTGCCTCGGAGCTCCACGGCGGGCGCGGAGCAGCTGCGGGTGCAGGTGGACGCGAACGATGCGGCGGTCCGGGAGGCCGTGGTCGGCAAGCTGCGGCACGGCGGCATCGTGACCGTGTGCGATCGCGAACGGGGGCCCGGCACCGTGGTGGTGGCCGCCGGGGGCACGGTGGACGAGGCCATCGACGCCTGCCGCTCGACCCTGCGCGGCGGCGAGTACCGCCTGCTGGTCGTCGCCGACGTGCTGTCGCGTGGCGGAGTGCTGCGCGGGGTGCGGGTCGGGGCGCGGGCGATGCTCCAGTCCACCCAGGCCACCCCGGAGCGGCTGGTGGCCGCCGTGCACTCCGCCCACCATGGTGAAGGGCGGTTGCCCTACGGGGTGTTGGTCACGCTGCTCGGCGGCGCGGCCGAGGCCAGGGCCGCAGCGCCGCAGCCCGCTCCCGGCGCCGTACCGCTCACCGTCCGGCAGACCGAGGTGCTCTCGCTGATGGCGGAGGGGCACGGCAATGCGGCGATCGCCCGCGCGCTGTCGTGCTCGGAGCACACCGTGAAGAACGTGATCTACGAGTTGATGGCCCGGCTCCAAGTCCGCAACCGGGCCCATGCGGTGGCGCACGCGGTCCGCTCCGGCCTGATCTGA
- a CDS encoding aspartate aminotransferase family protein, translating into MDIAADVSNASTASEASEASDVKVFEELESEVRMYCRKFPAVFHRAKGAELFAEDGRSFIDLFCGAGTLNYGHNNDFIKRRISDYLAADGISHGLDLHTVAKREFLTTFAEVVLRPRGLDYKVQFVGPTGTDAVEAALKLAHKVTGRSGVFAFTGAFHGMSRGSLAVTGSRRARRAGGVSGGDVTFVPYEDGPQGPFDSIALIERLLADPSSGVALPAAVIVEPMQLEGGVYPASRGWLRGLREVTERHGVLLILDEIQAGCGRTGTFFGFEEAGIIPDIVTVSKSIGGYGLPLSLTLFRRELDLWEPGEHTGTFRGNQLAFVAATAACELWRQDAFHQGLAGAVRHLDEFRGELAVLEPELGLRGRGMVLGIDLAGAGGAERAEQVQRYAFEHGVIVELCGRQDEVIKVLPPLTIDLPLFDRALAVLRQGLQTR; encoded by the coding sequence ATGGACATCGCCGCGGACGTGTCGAACGCCTCGACCGCTTCGGAGGCTTCGGAGGCTTCGGACGTCAAGGTCTTCGAGGAGCTGGAGTCGGAAGTACGCATGTACTGCCGCAAGTTCCCCGCCGTCTTCCACCGGGCGAAGGGGGCCGAGCTGTTCGCCGAGGACGGGCGGAGCTTCATCGACCTGTTCTGCGGCGCGGGCACGCTCAACTACGGCCACAACAACGACTTCATCAAGCGCCGGATCAGCGACTACCTGGCCGCCGACGGGATTTCGCACGGCCTTGACCTGCACACCGTCGCCAAGCGGGAGTTCCTCACCACCTTCGCCGAAGTGGTGCTGCGGCCACGGGGCTTGGACTACAAGGTGCAGTTCGTCGGGCCCACCGGCACCGATGCGGTGGAGGCCGCGCTCAAGCTCGCCCACAAGGTGACCGGGCGCAGCGGGGTGTTCGCGTTCACCGGCGCGTTCCACGGCATGTCGCGCGGTTCGCTCGCGGTCACCGGCAGCCGGCGGGCTCGGCGGGCCGGTGGGGTGAGCGGTGGCGACGTCACCTTCGTGCCGTACGAGGACGGTCCGCAGGGGCCGTTCGACTCGATCGCGCTGATCGAGCGGCTGCTGGCCGACCCGTCCTCGGGTGTGGCGCTGCCCGCGGCGGTGATCGTGGAGCCGATGCAGTTGGAGGGCGGTGTCTACCCGGCCTCGCGCGGCTGGCTGCGCGGGCTGCGCGAGGTCACCGAACGGCACGGGGTGCTGCTGATCCTGGACGAGATCCAGGCGGGGTGCGGGCGCACCGGCACCTTCTTCGGCTTCGAGGAGGCCGGGATCATCCCGGACATCGTGACCGTCTCCAAGTCGATCGGCGGCTACGGGCTGCCGCTCTCGCTCACCCTGTTCCGGCGCGAGTTGGACCTCTGGGAGCCCGGCGAGCACACCGGTACGTTCCGCGGGAACCAGCTCGCGTTCGTCGCCGCCACCGCGGCCTGCGAGCTCTGGCGCCAGGATGCTTTCCACCAGGGCCTGGCCGGGGCGGTGCGGCATCTGGATGAGTTCCGTGGCGAACTCGCCGTGCTGGAACCGGAACTGGGACTGCGTGGTCGCGGCATGGTGCTGGGCATCGACCTGGCCGGGGCCGGTGGCGCCGAGCGCGCCGAGCAGGTCCAGCGTTACGCCTTCGAGCACGGCGTGATCGTCGAGCTCTGCGGTCGGCAGGACGAGGTGATCAAGGTGCTGCCGCCGCTGACCATCGACCTTCCCCTCTTCGACCGTGCGTTGGCTGTCCTGCGGCAGGGCCTGCAGACGCGTTGA
- a CDS encoding ornithine carbamoyltransferase, with amino-acid sequence MPQASRRHLISIEDLSTEDLHAIVRRGAEYAAGRCEDARPLREAVVGVLFRKTSTRTRTAFSAGALRLGAQLITYGPGDLQENTGESAEDTGAVLSRMLDVLVARTAGSDAELRAYAAQQRMAVINAMSAAEHPTQALTDLSTLLGRFGRIEGLRVLYLGEGNNTASALTLALSRYQGVSLHLRTPPGYGVEQRFLDQAAVHAKNTGAVIDQRHDTRELPPVDVIYTTRWQTTGTTKPDPDWRRIFAPFQVDAAVLAGSPQAVFMHDLPAHRGEEVTAQVLDGPASIAFEQAEHKYHSARAVLEWCLGGSPEGAQR; translated from the coding sequence ATGCCGCAGGCCTCGCGCCGCCACCTGATCTCGATCGAGGACCTCAGCACCGAGGACCTGCATGCCATCGTGCGGCGCGGCGCCGAGTACGCCGCCGGCCGGTGCGAGGACGCGCGCCCGCTGCGCGAGGCCGTCGTGGGCGTGCTGTTCCGCAAGACTTCCACCCGCACCCGCACCGCCTTCTCCGCGGGCGCGCTGCGCCTGGGTGCCCAGTTGATCACCTACGGCCCCGGCGACCTGCAGGAGAACACCGGTGAGAGCGCCGAGGACACCGGGGCGGTGCTGTCGCGGATGTTGGACGTCCTGGTGGCCAGGACCGCCGGGAGCGATGCCGAACTGCGCGCCTACGCGGCCCAGCAGCGGATGGCGGTCATCAACGCGATGAGCGCCGCCGAGCACCCCACCCAGGCGCTGACCGATCTCAGCACGCTGCTGGGCCGGTTCGGGCGGATCGAGGGCCTGCGGGTGCTCTACCTCGGCGAGGGCAACAACACCGCCTCCGCTCTCACCCTGGCCCTCTCCCGCTACCAGGGCGTCTCGCTCCACCTGCGGACCCCACCTGGCTACGGCGTCGAACAGCGCTTCCTCGACCAGGCCGCGGTGCACGCCAAGAACACCGGGGCGGTGATCGACCAACGGCACGACACACGCGAGCTGCCGCCGGTGGACGTCATCTACACCACGCGCTGGCAGACCACCGGAACCACAAAGCCGGACCCCGATTGGCGCCGGATCTTCGCCCCGTTCCAGGTCGACGCCGCCGTGCTGGCCGGCAGCCCGCAGGCCGTCTTCATGCACGACCTGCCGGCGCACCGGGGCGAGGAGGTGACCGCGCAGGTGCTGGACGGTCCCGCGAGCATCGCCTTCGAGCAGGCCGAGCACAAATACCACAGCGCTCGGGCGGTCCTGGAGTGGTGCCTGGGCGGATCCCCCGAGGGGGCACAGCGGTGA
- a CDS encoding lantibiotic dehydratase: MSDNVLLPGGSWRLWSHFALRGAGFPASGVSRLAPAGLAAAADEFGVGDVLSGPRWEGFVAEFGVAAVGTAVVLQEVAGLGSFRAAVAWQNRAVLGSGIGPFLGWVPSVVGRTSMPRQREELVAHYWQRFCVKNDTIGFFGPVGWGRLDRSVRGVVVESGRGLVAGSAVYFSSWSVDVLARVLEGEVGLREWLAPRRVPFLRVDGESVTVPGRPAQRVTPLVRRVLERCDGRSAARDIQLELGVDGELLADLVKRRWISWRLEVAADTYPERQLRSLLEQVGDPAVREAALAKLAILERGRDRVHAAGEDAEELSAALAALEADFAELTASAAQRAKGARTAPNRALVYSDCRRSATVRIGSAILDELLPLELCLTGARWMTHRFTEAVGARITAAYHRLRARQQTVDLGSLWFECLPAPHGESIADIDRIQGELRERWMRIIDAPPGARRVQRSAAGLAEQVREAFGEPGAGWSLSRYVSPDVMVIAEDLAAVERGEFELVLGELHVAMNTLGASLFVMQHPDRDELIAETTADFPGPRLVPMLPKELPAIKWSARSRPSLARPEDYEVALVDHTADPRRARTVLCAEVTVTEQAGRLVATLPDGAVFDVLDVFSHALTNRVMDRFTLRADADHSPRVTVDKMVVARESWRFAAGELAFATEKNEARRFVRARHWRDEAELPRYVFVVSPGEPRPFFVDFDSPVYVNIFAKAVRRLAAKDPAARLTVSEMLPTPEQAWLTDDQGNRYTSELRFVAVDQTAVEQAVAAPGQLKEGES; encoded by the coding sequence GTGAGCGACAACGTGCTGCTACCTGGCGGAAGTTGGCGGCTGTGGTCGCACTTCGCGCTGCGCGGAGCGGGGTTTCCGGCGAGCGGCGTGTCACGACTCGCGCCGGCGGGTCTGGCTGCGGCGGCGGACGAGTTCGGGGTTGGGGATGTTCTGAGTGGGCCGCGGTGGGAGGGTTTTGTGGCGGAGTTCGGGGTGGCGGCGGTGGGTACTGCTGTGGTGTTGCAGGAGGTTGCGGGGTTGGGGTCGTTTCGGGCGGCGGTGGCTTGGCAGAATCGGGCGGTGTTGGGGTCGGGGATCGGGCCGTTTCTGGGGTGGGTGCCGAGTGTGGTGGGGCGTACGAGTATGCCGCGTCAGCGTGAGGAGTTGGTGGCGCATTACTGGCAGCGGTTCTGTGTGAAGAACGACACGATTGGTTTTTTCGGTCCGGTGGGTTGGGGGCGGTTGGACCGGTCGGTGCGGGGTGTGGTGGTGGAGTCGGGGCGGGGGTTGGTGGCGGGTTCGGCGGTGTATTTCTCGAGTTGGTCGGTTGATGTGTTGGCGAGGGTGTTGGAGGGGGAAGTGGGGCTGCGGGAGTGGTTGGCGCCGCGTCGGGTGCCGTTCTTGCGGGTGGACGGGGAGTCGGTGACGGTGCCGGGGCGGCCGGCGCAGCGGGTGACGCCGTTGGTGCGGCGGGTGTTGGAGCGTTGTGATGGCAGGAGTGCGGCGCGGGACATCCAGCTGGAGTTGGGGGTGGATGGCGAGCTCCTCGCCGATCTGGTCAAGCGCCGATGGATCAGCTGGCGCCTGGAGGTCGCGGCCGACACCTATCCGGAGCGACAACTGCGCTCGCTGCTGGAGCAGGTGGGGGATCCCGCCGTGCGGGAGGCGGCGTTGGCCAAGCTGGCGATCCTGGAGCGTGGCCGGGACCGGGTGCACGCGGCAGGCGAGGACGCCGAGGAGCTGAGTGCCGCGCTGGCCGCGCTGGAGGCCGACTTCGCCGAGCTGACGGCGAGTGCGGCCCAGCGTGCGAAGGGCGCCAGGACGGCACCCAACCGGGCGCTGGTCTACTCGGACTGCCGGCGTTCGGCCACGGTCCGGATCGGCAGTGCGATCCTCGACGAGCTGCTCCCACTGGAGTTGTGCCTCACCGGTGCTCGCTGGATGACCCACCGGTTCACCGAAGCCGTCGGCGCGCGGATCACGGCGGCCTACCACCGTCTGCGCGCACGGCAGCAGACGGTGGACCTCGGCTCGCTCTGGTTCGAGTGCCTGCCGGCGCCGCACGGTGAGTCGATCGCCGACATCGACCGCATCCAGGGCGAGTTGCGGGAGCGCTGGATGCGGATCATCGACGCCCCGCCCGGTGCCCGCCGGGTCCAGCGCTCCGCGGCTGGGCTCGCGGAGCAGGTACGCGAGGCCTTCGGCGAGCCGGGCGCGGGCTGGTCGCTGTCGCGTTACGTCAGCCCGGACGTGATGGTCATCGCCGAGGACCTGGCGGCGGTGGAGCGTGGCGAGTTCGAGCTGGTGCTGGGCGAACTGCACGTCGCCATGAACACCTTGGGTGCCTCGCTCTTCGTGATGCAGCACCCCGACCGTGACGAGTTGATCGCTGAGACCACGGCTGACTTCCCCGGCCCGCGCCTGGTGCCGATGCTGCCGAAGGAGCTGCCGGCCATCAAGTGGTCCGCGCGCAGCAGGCCTTCGCTGGCCCGCCCCGAGGACTACGAGGTCGCCCTGGTCGACCACACCGCCGACCCGCGCCGGGCACGCACGGTGCTGTGTGCCGAGGTGACGGTGACCGAGCAGGCCGGCCGACTGGTGGCAACGCTGCCCGACGGCGCCGTCTTCGATGTGCTGGACGTGTTCAGCCACGCGCTGACCAACCGCGTCATGGACCGGTTCACGCTGCGGGCGGACGCCGATCACTCGCCACGGGTGACCGTGGACAAGATGGTGGTGGCGCGCGAGAGTTGGCGCTTCGCGGCCGGTGAGCTGGCGTTCGCGACGGAGAAGAACGAGGCCCGCAGGTTCGTGCGGGCGCGTCACTGGCGGGACGAAGCCGAGCTGCCGCGCTACGTGTTCGTGGTGTCGCCGGGTGAACCCCGCCCGTTCTTCGTGGACTTCGACAGTCCGGTGTACGTGAACATCTTCGCCAAGGCGGTGCGGCGCCTCGCGGCCAAGGATCCGGCGGCCAGGCTTACGGTCTCGGAGATGCTGCCGACGCCCGAGCAGGCCTGGCTCACCGACGACCAGGGCAACCGCTACACCTCCGAACTGCGCTTCGTGGCGGTCGATCAGACGGCAGTTGAGCAGGCAGTGGCTGCGCCAGGTCAGCTGAAGGAGGGTGAGTCGTGA
- a CDS encoding amino acid adenylation domain-containing protein, with translation MTATRTFVDEIGAHAARAPHAPALVAPGAVVSYGELFERVERLARLLIAYGVGPEQVCAIALEHGVDAIVAMAAVSRAGGAFLTLDVGLPQQRLAAMVASGRARFLVTTDPLVERLALRVPGPTVLIDQPVAPVAEPTGTVAQPPGIAANSLAYVSHTSGSTGTPNAVLIEHRGLASYLRFVVRDYGLGPQTVALQLAPLGYDASIRDSFAPLAAGGRLVLVDRAALLRVNEFAATVAEFGVNTILSATPSFLTFLAQHEALADRLGGLRVVVCSGESLRPFLASGGRRMLTGRLVNQYGPTECTMTSTRFEVPGEPETAVDPVGTPIDGVRVHLLDGELTPVPVGTVGEVYIGGVGVARGYCADPARTAERFLADPFGPPGARLYRTGDLARQRPDGTLEYLGRGDRQLKIRGYRVDPAEIEGALLTHPAVTAAVVTADADSQGRTYLIAHLTGRLAEVTDAALRVHLSATLPPYMMPRRFTRLDRIPTTSTGKADRGALGALGARGQAQAAVRTS, from the coding sequence GTGACGGCGACACGGACCTTCGTCGACGAGATCGGTGCGCACGCCGCACGCGCACCGCACGCTCCCGCCCTGGTGGCTCCCGGTGCCGTGGTCAGCTACGGCGAACTGTTCGAGCGCGTCGAGCGGCTGGCCCGACTGCTGATCGCGTACGGTGTCGGGCCGGAGCAGGTCTGCGCCATCGCCCTCGAACACGGCGTCGACGCCATCGTGGCCATGGCCGCCGTCTCCCGGGCAGGCGGCGCCTTCCTCACCCTGGACGTCGGGCTGCCGCAACAGCGGCTCGCGGCCATGGTCGCGAGCGGGCGGGCACGCTTCCTGGTGACCACCGATCCGCTCGTGGAGCGCCTCGCCCTGCGCGTACCGGGTCCGACGGTGCTGATCGACCAGCCCGTCGCCCCCGTCGCCGAGCCGACCGGGACCGTGGCCCAACCGCCCGGCATCGCAGCGAACTCGCTCGCCTACGTCAGCCACACCTCGGGATCCACCGGTACTCCGAACGCCGTCCTGATCGAGCACCGGGGACTCGCCTCCTACCTACGGTTCGTGGTGCGCGACTACGGGCTCGGCCCGCAGACCGTGGCACTGCAGTTGGCCCCGCTCGGCTACGACGCCTCGATCCGGGACTCCTTCGCGCCGTTGGCGGCCGGCGGCCGACTGGTCCTGGTGGACCGCGCCGCCCTCCTGCGGGTGAACGAATTCGCGGCCACGGTAGCCGAGTTCGGCGTCAATACGATCCTGAGTGCCACCCCGTCCTTCCTCACCTTCCTGGCCCAGCACGAGGCGCTCGCCGACCGGCTGGGCGGTCTTCGGGTGGTGGTCTGCAGCGGGGAGTCACTGCGGCCCTTTCTCGCCTCGGGCGGGCGGCGGATGCTCACCGGGCGCCTGGTGAACCAGTACGGCCCGACCGAGTGCACGATGACCTCGACCCGGTTCGAGGTGCCCGGTGAGCCCGAGACCGCGGTGGACCCGGTCGGCACGCCCATCGACGGGGTGCGCGTGCACCTGCTGGACGGCGAGCTGACGCCGGTGCCGGTGGGGACGGTCGGCGAGGTGTACATCGGTGGTGTGGGCGTCGCACGCGGCTACTGCGCCGACCCCGCCCGCACCGCCGAGCGCTTCCTGGCCGACCCGTTCGGCCCTCCCGGGGCCCGGCTGTACCGGACCGGCGACCTCGCGCGGCAGCGGCCCGACGGCACCTTGGAGTACCTCGGCCGGGGCGATCGGCAGCTCAAGATCCGGGGCTACCGGGTGGATCCGGCCGAGATCGAGGGCGCACTGCTCACCCATCCGGCGGTGACCGCAGCGGTGGTCACCGCCGATGCCGACAGCCAGGGACGGACCTACCTGATCGCGCACCTGACCGGTCGGCTGGCAGAGGTCACCGATGCCGCACTGCGGGTGCATCTGTCCGCCACCTTGCCGCCCTACATGATGCCGAGGCGGTTCACCCGGCTCGACCGGATCCCGACCACCAGCACCGGCAAGGCCGACCGCGGCGCGCTCGGAGCCCTCGGTGCGCGCGGCCAGGCGCAGGCCGCGGTGCGCACCTCATGA
- a CDS encoding threonine ammonia-lyase translates to MTSVGTGLGPADVLAAADRIAARVRRTPLLAVPSLPGILLKAEHLQHTGSFKLRGAANAMLGAGSAAGGVRNGVGVGGVRNGVGVGVGGIVTGSSGNHGIAVAGLSRSLGVGATVVMAAGASEEKARLIRALGARVVVVAGGVAEREQRARELAATSGALFVPSSDHELVVAGQGTVGLEVFADAPELAAIFVPVGGGGLLAGVCLAAQALARPVRIIGVEPLDARRYFDSLAAGHPVQVPPTHTLADGLRGQSPGEVPLPIIRQRVDELIGVGDEAIAHAMDLLHRAGVEAEPSGSVALAGALACAGSWPPGVAGRAGPVAVVVSGGNTAAALAALAVLGHQTPPSQTDNHVDKEP, encoded by the coding sequence ATGACCAGCGTGGGCACCGGGCTCGGCCCGGCCGACGTATTGGCCGCCGCCGACCGGATCGCCGCCCGGGTGCGTCGCACGCCGCTGCTGGCCGTCCCGTCGCTGCCCGGCATCCTGTTGAAGGCCGAACACCTGCAGCACACCGGCTCGTTCAAGCTGCGCGGAGCCGCGAACGCGATGCTCGGTGCTGGTTCCGCTGCCGGTGGCGTCCGTAACGGTGTCGGCGTTGGTGGCGTCCGTAACGGTGTCGGCGTTGGTGTCGGCGGGATCGTCACCGGTTCCTCGGGCAACCACGGCATCGCGGTGGCCGGGTTGAGCCGCTCACTGGGCGTGGGCGCGACCGTGGTGATGGCGGCCGGGGCGAGCGAGGAGAAGGCCCGGCTCATCCGCGCACTCGGTGCCCGGGTGGTCGTGGTGGCCGGCGGCGTGGCCGAGCGCGAGCAGCGGGCTCGCGAACTCGCGGCCACCTCCGGTGCGTTGTTCGTTCCCTCGTCGGACCACGAGCTGGTGGTGGCGGGCCAGGGCACCGTGGGTCTGGAGGTCTTCGCGGACGCGCCCGAGCTGGCCGCGATCTTCGTCCCGGTCGGCGGGGGCGGCCTGCTCGCGGGCGTCTGCCTGGCGGCGCAGGCGCTGGCCCGGCCGGTGCGGATCATCGGCGTCGAACCGCTGGACGCCAGACGCTACTTCGACTCGCTCGCCGCCGGCCACCCGGTGCAGGTGCCGCCCACCCACACGCTGGCCGACGGCCTGCGCGGCCAGAGCCCCGGCGAGGTCCCACTGCCGATCATCCGACAGCGGGTGGACGAGCTGATCGGCGTCGGCGACGAGGCCATCGCGCACGCGATGGACCTGCTGCACCGCGCGGGCGTCGAGGCGGAGCCGAGCGGCAGCGTCGCGCTGGCCGGCGCGCTGGCGTGCGCGGGCTCCTGGCCGCCCGGGGTCGCCGGTCGGGCCGGGCCGGTGGCCGTCGTCGTCTCCGGCGGCAACACCGCGGCGGCCCTGGCAGCCCTGGCAGTCCTTGGCCACCAGACCCCACCGAGCCAGACCGATAACCATGTCGACAAGGAGCCCTGA
- a CDS encoding phosphopantetheine-binding protein gives MTTMKNATIDASELPELIASFYRETLGDQSLDTTSDFYEAGGDSLSAFQITARLQDALGLELPVALVFAYPSPEDLAAVVVADADAAAADAEQA, from the coding sequence ATGACTACCATGAAGAATGCCACGATCGATGCCTCGGAACTGCCCGAGCTGATCGCCTCCTTCTACCGGGAGACGCTGGGTGACCAGAGCCTGGACACCACCAGCGACTTCTACGAGGCGGGCGGCGACTCGCTGAGCGCCTTCCAGATCACCGCCCGGCTGCAGGACGCGCTCGGACTTGAGCTCCCGGTCGCGCTGGTCTTCGCCTATCCGTCGCCCGAGGACCTCGCGGCGGTCGTCGTCGCTGATGCCGATGCCGCCGCTGCTGATGCCGAGCAGGCCTAG